One window from the genome of Zerene cesonia ecotype Mississippi chromosome 1, Zerene_cesonia_1.1, whole genome shotgun sequence encodes:
- the LOC119840658 gene encoding carbonyl reductase [NADPH] 3-like, giving the protein MSKVAVVTGSNKGIGLAIVKGLCQRFDGIVYLTSRDDNRGRKAVEELNKLGLKPHYHQLDVADRNSIIKFRDHIKEKHGYLDILINNAAIVDGLTAEADVELMKNVIDINYRSILTIQELIYPLVRENGRILNISSDCGHLSNIRNKYWLERLSNKNLTVQDVNEFVDWFLQSVQNGTLKTEDIADNATVPAYRVAKVALSAVTKVQQRELAHRNISVNSLHPGLVRTDMTTGIGFYSADEAADAPLYVVLDAPDSLKGAYIWYDKRELDWYDYNADYYFKIATVTG; this is encoded by the coding sequence ATGTCGAAAGTTGCGGTTGTGACCGGCTCCAATAAGGGCATCGGACTCGCCATTGTGAAAGGATTGTGCCAACGATTCGACGGAATTGTTTATCTTACATCAAGAGACGACAACAGAGGTCGTAAAGCAGTTGAAGAGCTGAACAAACTCGGTCTCAAACCGCATTACCACCAGCTCGATGTAGCCGATAGAAACAGCATCATTAAGTTCAGAGATCACATCAAGGAAAAACACGGATACCTCGATATACTCATTAATAATGCTGCCATTGTGGACGGTCTGACAGCTGAAGCTGATGTGGAACTCATGAAAAACGTAATCGATATCAATTACAGAAGCATCCTGACTATACAAGAATTGATTTATCCATTAGTTAGGGAGAACGGAAGGATCCTGAATATATCCAGCGATTGTGGGCATTTATCCAATATTAGAAATAAGTACTGGTTGGAGCGGTTgtcgaataaaaatttaacagtaCAGGATGTCAACGAGTTCGTGGATTGGTTCCTCCAGTCCGTACAGAATGGAACGCTTAAGACCGAAGACATAGCTGACAACGCGACGGTCCCGGCGTACCGCGTGGCCAAGGTGGCGCTGAGCGCGGTGACGAAGGTGCAGCAGCGCGAGCTGGCGCACAGGAACATCTCCGTCAACTCGCTGCACCCCGGTCTCGTGCGCACCGACATGACGACCGGTATTGGGTTCTACAGCGCGGACGAGGCGGCCGACGCTCCGCTATACGTGGTCCTCGATGCGCCGGATTCACTCAAGGGCGCTTACATTTGGTACGATAAACGAGAACTCGACTGGTATGACTACAATGcagattattatttcaaaatagccACTGTGACcggataa